A portion of the Daphnia magna isolate NIES linkage group LG4, ASM2063170v1.1, whole genome shotgun sequence genome contains these proteins:
- the LOC116921550 gene encoding uncharacterized protein LOC116921550 yields MGLLPCIIFSVLLSSISAFNVSDEVKRDKRHTYYGSEPPMYFRSTDIHPFKRYWQPILSDSNGEGEIIDASTEERARMLNRFWPSKKVIAPIDSSDDDELLASRFLSRIQSKSNKNKKNGNSNTPSFFARMRNMNPLSTFMPCEATTGKEGGVCLPSPVCSFYGGRAVDGDCNMASSCCINEVEKCGALVTLNNTYWQAPAAVSSGSSCGLTVKLDENLVEQKKAICQIRLDFIAFLIEQPNEQSVCSVDSFQVAGAINKVPVICGDNDGQHMYLTLPRDATSAQLIMTFGTSTIPRFWRIKIAMLPCDSDYLAPDECLQYFTSTVGSIVTFNWKDTTSRTTRQLANQDYYMCFRTELVHRQAASAQVATTLCLSHCQVSSGLPFSISGDAEPPSSQTTGDESCSNDYIVFPGGYSFPPTIPVKQRDRFCGSILSQAEAGTLPQTICSSAKPFRLLYRTNSDETLTPATDPNPLLGNQGFCLKYEQRLS; encoded by the exons ATGGGCCTACTGCCGTGCATTATTTTCAGTGTTTTACTATCGTCAATCAGTGCATTCAACGTTAGTGATGAAGTTAAACGGGACAAACGTCACACCTATTACGGAAGTGAACCACCCATGTACTTTCGCAGCACGGACATCCATCCATTCAAACGCTATTGGCAGCCCATTTTAAGCG ATAGCAACGGCGAAGGTGAAATCATCGACGCTTCGACGGAAGAACGAGCCCGGATGTTGAACAGATTTTGGCCATCCAAGAAAGTGATTGCCCCCATAGATTCAA GTGACGATGACGAGCTCTTGGCGAGTCGTTTCCTCAGTCGGATACAATCGAAAAGcaataagaataaaaagaatggCAACAGTAACACACCGAGCTTCTTCGCCAGAATGAGGAACATGAATCCGTTATCGACTTTCATGCCGTGCGAGGCAACAACGGGCAAAGAAGGCGGAGTCTGTCTGCCTTCGCCCGTCTGTTCATTCTACGGTGGGCGAGCAGTTGATGGCGATTGTAACATGGCCTCGTCTTGTTGCATCA ATGAGGTCGAAAAATGCGGTGCCCTAGTTACGCTCAACAACACGTATTGGCAAGCTCCCGCGGCCGTCAGTTCGGGAAGCAGTTGCGGGTTAACTGTCAAGTTGGACGAGAATTTGGTCGAACAAAAAAAGGCCATCTGTCAAATACG TCTTGATTTCATCGCCTTCTTAATTGAACAACCCAACGAGCAATCGGTTTGCAGTGTGGACAGTTTTCAGGTGGCCGGAGCAATTAACAAGGTGCCTGTTATTTGCGGGGATAACGACGGACAGCACA TGTATTTGACACTTCCGCGTGATGCTACCAGCGCCCAGTTGATTATGACTTTTGGCACATCGACCATTCCTCGTTTCTGGAGGATCAAAATTGCCATGCTGCCTTGCGATTCAGATTATTTAG CTCCGGATGAGTGCCTGCAATATTTCACTTCGACAGTCGGTTCTATCGTAACGTTCAACTGGAAGGACACGACATCCAGGACGACACGTCAACTTGCCAATCAGGATTATTACATGTGTTTCAGAACAGAATTAGTCCACAGACAAGCG GCTAGCGCTCAGGTAGCGACGACCTTGTGTTTGTCGCACTGTCAGGTGTCCAGCGGATTACCGTTCAGCATCTCCGGCGATGCGGAGCCGCCGTCCAGCCAAACAACGGGCGATGAGTCGTGCAGCAACGACTACATCGTATTTCCAGGAGGATATAGTTTCCCTCCGACTATTCCAGTTAAACAGCGTGATCGTTTCTGTGGATCTATCCTGTCCCAAGCTGAAGCGGGCACACTGCCCCAGACCATTTGCA GTTCGGCCAAGCCGTTCCGGTTGTTGTACCGGACAAATAGCGATGAGACGTTAACTCCAGCGACGGATCCTAATCCGCTTTTAGGCAACCAGGGATTCTGCTTAAAATACGAGCAGAGATTATCTTAA
- the LOC116921548 gene encoding uncharacterized protein LOC116921548 isoform X2: MLLHLISFSVLFRLIASELNSSDARNSRQRYFSDPSPYHSFNSFRPYWLNRSPFIDTFDDVGIIEPVEGRSLLPNRFGLTSQIEDNSNDDAIAGRFFNRRVSNRGQPTGNSNGNRFYSKMRNVNPLANFMPCLSSTAEEMGVCLLAPVCSYYGGRATGGDCRMGLTCCVNEVTSCGPLITFNNTYWQSPSVISSETSCGLTIKLDQYLMEQKKPICQIRLDFLAFSLAQPNAESVCNVDSFQVAGAINKVPVICGDANGQHMYLMLPRSSTSVQIVTTLGTASGPRYWRIKIAMLSCDSEYLAPDDCLQYFTSSAGSVMTFNWVDTTNRATRQLANQDYYICFRTELVNRQASGQVATMMCLSHCQVSNGLPFSLSGNAEARSQVVGSRACANDYIVFPGGFSFPLTDPPNQRDRFCGSLLSQNEEDDSPQTICSTAKPFRLLYRTNGDETLSITADSPRVGNQGFCLNFEQKLA; encoded by the exons ATGTTGCTGCATTTGATCTCGTTCAGTGTTTTGTTTCGGTTGATTGCAAGTGAATTGAACAGCAGTGACGCTAGGAATTCGAGACAACGTTACTTTAGTGATCCATCACCGTATCACAGTTTTAATTCATTCAGGCCTTATTGGCTTAATCGTTCACCTTTCATCG ACACTTTTGATGATGTTGGAATTATTGAACCTGTGGAAGGAAGGTCATTGTTACCAAACAGGTTCGGGTTAACAAGCCAAATAGAAGATAATTCAA ATGACGACGCCATTGCTGGGCGTTTCTTCAACAGGCGCGTTTCGAACCGGGGACAGCCCACCGGCAACAGCAATGGAAATCGATTTTATTCTAAAATGAGGAACGTTAATCCTTTAGCGAATTTCATGCCTTGTTTATCGTCGACCGCAGAAGAAATGGGAGTGTGTCTACTCGCTCCCGTTTGCTCCTATTACGGAGGCAGAGCG aCTGGTGGAGATTGCAGAATGGGATTAACGTGTTGCGTCA ATGAGGTCACCAGTTGCGGTCCGCTGATCACGTTCAACAACACGTATTGGCAATCACCTTCCGTTATAAGTTCAGAAACCAGTTGCGGATTAACCATCAAGTTAGACCAATACCTCATGGAACAAAAGAAGCCGATTTGTCAAATCCG CCTCGATTTTCTGGCGTTCTCACTTGCCCAACCCAACGCGGAAAGTGTTTGCAACGTGGACAGTTTCCAAGTAGCTGGAGCGATCAACAAAGTTCCAGTCATTTGCGGCGATGCCAATGGACAACACA TGTATCTGATGCTCCCGCGTAGCTCAACGAGCGTGCAGATTGTCACGACCCTCGGTACGGCATCGGGCCCCCGTTATTGGAGGATTAAAATCGCTATGCTTTCATGCGATTCGGAATATTTGG CACCAGACGATTGTCTCCAGTATTTCACATCGTCAGCAGGATCGGTGATGACATTCAACTGGGTGGACACTACCAACCGAGCGACACGACAATTGGCCAATCAGGATTATTACATTTGCTTCCGGACGGAATTGGTCAACAGACAG GCTAGTGGACAAGTAGCAACGATGATGTGCCTCTCGCATTGTCAAGTATCGAACGGACTTCCGTTCAGCTTATCCGGAAATGCTGAAGCCAGAAGCCAAGTGGTTGGATCGAGAGCTTGCGCTAACGATTACATCGTATTTCCCGGCGGATTCAGTTTCCCCTTGACAGACCCGCCAAACCAACGAGATCGTTTCTGCGGATCTCTTTTATCGCAAAACGAAGAGGATGACTCTCCACAAACGATTTGCA GCACAGCCAAACCCTTCCGGTTGCTTTACCGGACGAACGGTGACGAGACGTTGAGCATCACAGCAGATTCTCCACGCGTAGGCAATCAAGGCTTCTGTTTGAATTTCGAACAGAAATTAGCATAG
- the LOC116921549 gene encoding probable glutathione S-transferase 7 — translation MPVYKLYYFKNPRRGRAELSRLILSQAGIEFEDIRFAHCEWPAIKPITPFGHVPILEVDGQVLAQSNTIARYLAKKHGLAGKDDWEQALTDMYAENIHDLLNAVAVPFTEKNPVKQKEMYQKFMREVIAPHVAAVEKQLKKNNTGFLVGNELTWADLAYYAYFSDFLEVKFGSAFLKNAPHLKALIDRVKDLPNVKKWTEFRDSTYPEENE, via the exons ATGCCCGTTTACAAGTTGTATTATTTCAAGAATCCACGTCGCGGTCGTGCAGAACTATCGCGATTGATTCTCAGTCAGGCCGGAATCGAATTCGAGGACATCCGTTTCGCTCACTGCGAATGGCCCGCTATTAAACCCA TTACGCCCTTTGGCCATGTTCCAATTTTGGAAGTGGACGGACAAGTGCTGGCCCAGTCCAACACCATCGCTCGATATCTTGCCAAGAAACATGGCCTGGCCGGCAAAGATGATTGGGAACAAGCGTTGACTGACATGTACGCTGAAAACATCCACGACTTGTTGAATG CCGTGGCCGTTCCGTTTACGGAAAAGAATCCCgtgaaacagaaagaaatgTACCAAAAATTCATGCGGGAAGTGATTGCTCCGCACGTCGCTGCCGttgaaaaacaattgaaaaagaacAACACTGGATTTCTCGTCGGTAATGAG CTAACGTGGGCGGATTTAGCTTATTACGCTTACTTTTCCGACTTTCTTGAAGTGAAATTCGGGTCcgcctttttaaaaaacgcGCCACATTTAAAAGCGTTGATCGATCGTGTCAAAGATCTGCCCAACGTCAAGAAATGGACCGAATTTCGAGATTCAACATATCccgaagaaaatgaataa
- the LOC116921571 gene encoding uncharacterized protein LOC116921571, whose product MKPIAFSSQKVIDGCRVQQQQTTRFDIRKMLLPLIVLSVLIELPTNSAFNQSELVRIPRHNYYGAEPSLYYTNFNPFRPYWLNRPHYLDNFGGGGMLDPIQGRSRLSSRLGLTPVRDELEEEISSRLLGKAGMKQGNTQGNSFFSMRNPLATYEPCGSSNGEEDGICLAGPVCSFYGGRATGGNCRRATTCCVNEVSKCGALVTLNNTYWQAPAAVSSESTCGLTVKMDRTLIEQRVTTCQLRLDFISFSISQPNAQSVCNVDSLQIAGTINKVPIICGDNDGQHMYLTLPHAAASAQLVFTFGTSTAARTWRIKIAMLPCGSDYLAPNECLQYFTTAIGSVMTFNWKDVATGTSTRQLANQDYYICFRTELVNKQSSAQVATVLCVQECQTSAAKAFSISGTDMARSQTLDDTSCNNDFLLFPGGTSHPTVGTVRPRDRFCGTVFAQESESGSTQTICSTVKPFRMFYRTNGDETITATVDSASTGNQGFCLAFEHRLT is encoded by the exons ATGAAGCCCATCGCATTTTCTTCTCAGAAAGTCATAGATGGCTGTAGagtccagcagcagcagactACACGATTTGATATTCGAAAAATGCTACTGCCCTTGATCGTTCTCAGCGTTTTAATCGAACTGCCGACAAACAGTGCTTTCAATCAAAGTGAACTTGTACGGATTCCAAGACACAATTACTATGGAGCTGAGCCTTCACTTTACTACACGAATTTCAACCCTTTCCGGCCGTACTGGTTAAATCGCCCACACTATCTCG ATAACTTTGGTGGAGGTGGTATGCTTGATCCCATACAAGGAAGGTCCCGATTATCGAGCAGACTCGGACTGACACCTGTAAGAGATGAATTAG aggAAGAAATATCTAGCAGACTGCTTGGTAAAGCTGGAATGAAACAAGGCAACACTCAAggaaactcttttttttctatgagaAACCCTCTGGCAACTTACGAACCTTGCGGGTCTTCAAATGGAGAAGAAGACGGAATTTGCCTTGCCGGGCCAGTTTGTTCGTTCTACGGAGGACGAGCG ACCGGAGGCAACTGCAGAAGGGCCACAACATGTTGCGTCA ACGAGGTCAGCAAATGTGGTGCTCTAGTTACCCTTAACAACACGTATTGGCAAGCTCCCGCGGCCGTCAGTTCGGAAAGCACCTGCGGATTAACCGTGAAAATGGACAGAACATTAATAGAACAACGAGTCACCACTTGCCAATTACG TCTCGATTTTATTTCGTTCTCAATTTCACAACCAAACGCACAGTCCGTTTGCAACGTGGACAGTTTGCAAATTGCTGGAACAATCAACAAAGTACCAATCATTTGCGGAGACAATGACGGACAACACA TGTATTTGACTCTTCCGCACGCTGCCGCCAGTGCCCAACTTGTGTTTACCTTTGGTACTTCAACAGCGGCCCGCACCTGGCGAATCAAAATTGCTATGCTTCCTTGCGGTTCCGATTACCTTG CTCCCAATGAATGTCTGCAATATTTCACTACGGCCATCGGTTCGGTTATGACGTTCAATTGGAAGGACGTTGCCACTGGCACATCAACTCGTCAACTGGCCAATCAGGATTATTACATTTGTTTCCGGACAGAATTGGTCAACAAACAG TCGAGTGCACAGGTGGCCACTGTGCTCTGCGTCCAGGAGTGTCAGACATCGGCCGCCAAAGCGTTCAGCATTTCCGGAACGGATATGGCCAGAAGCCAAACGCTGGATGATACGTCATGCAACAACGACTTTTTATTGTTCCCCGGAGGAACGAGTCATCCAACTGTCGGTACGGTCCGTCCTCGAGATCGTTTTTGTGGAACGGTATTTGCCCAAGAATCGGAATCCGGATCAACTCAAACTATTTGCA GTACAGTGAAACCGTTCCGCATGTTTTACAGAACGAATGGCGATGAAACGATAACGGCCACGGTGGATTCAGCTTCAACGGGAAATCAAGGCTTTTGCTTAGCGTTCGAGCACAGATTGACATAA
- the LOC116921548 gene encoding uncharacterized protein LOC116921548 isoform X1, with translation MLLHLISFSVLFRLIASELNSSDARNSRQRYFSDPSPYHSFNSFRPYWLNRSPFIADTFDDVGIIEPVEGRSLLPNRFGLTSQIEDNSNDDAIAGRFFNRRVSNRGQPTGNSNGNRFYSKMRNVNPLANFMPCLSSTAEEMGVCLLAPVCSYYGGRATGGDCRMGLTCCVNEVTSCGPLITFNNTYWQSPSVISSETSCGLTIKLDQYLMEQKKPICQIRLDFLAFSLAQPNAESVCNVDSFQVAGAINKVPVICGDANGQHMYLMLPRSSTSVQIVTTLGTASGPRYWRIKIAMLSCDSEYLAPDDCLQYFTSSAGSVMTFNWVDTTNRATRQLANQDYYICFRTELVNRQASGQVATMMCLSHCQVSNGLPFSLSGNAEARSQVVGSRACANDYIVFPGGFSFPLTDPPNQRDRFCGSLLSQNEEDDSPQTICSTAKPFRLLYRTNGDETLSITADSPRVGNQGFCLNFEQKLA, from the exons ATGTTGCTGCATTTGATCTCGTTCAGTGTTTTGTTTCGGTTGATTGCAAGTGAATTGAACAGCAGTGACGCTAGGAATTCGAGACAACGTTACTTTAGTGATCCATCACCGTATCACAGTTTTAATTCATTCAGGCCTTATTGGCTTAATCGTTCACCTTTCATCG CAGACACTTTTGATGATGTTGGAATTATTGAACCTGTGGAAGGAAGGTCATTGTTACCAAACAGGTTCGGGTTAACAAGCCAAATAGAAGATAATTCAA ATGACGACGCCATTGCTGGGCGTTTCTTCAACAGGCGCGTTTCGAACCGGGGACAGCCCACCGGCAACAGCAATGGAAATCGATTTTATTCTAAAATGAGGAACGTTAATCCTTTAGCGAATTTCATGCCTTGTTTATCGTCGACCGCAGAAGAAATGGGAGTGTGTCTACTCGCTCCCGTTTGCTCCTATTACGGAGGCAGAGCG aCTGGTGGAGATTGCAGAATGGGATTAACGTGTTGCGTCA ATGAGGTCACCAGTTGCGGTCCGCTGATCACGTTCAACAACACGTATTGGCAATCACCTTCCGTTATAAGTTCAGAAACCAGTTGCGGATTAACCATCAAGTTAGACCAATACCTCATGGAACAAAAGAAGCCGATTTGTCAAATCCG CCTCGATTTTCTGGCGTTCTCACTTGCCCAACCCAACGCGGAAAGTGTTTGCAACGTGGACAGTTTCCAAGTAGCTGGAGCGATCAACAAAGTTCCAGTCATTTGCGGCGATGCCAATGGACAACACA TGTATCTGATGCTCCCGCGTAGCTCAACGAGCGTGCAGATTGTCACGACCCTCGGTACGGCATCGGGCCCCCGTTATTGGAGGATTAAAATCGCTATGCTTTCATGCGATTCGGAATATTTGG CACCAGACGATTGTCTCCAGTATTTCACATCGTCAGCAGGATCGGTGATGACATTCAACTGGGTGGACACTACCAACCGAGCGACACGACAATTGGCCAATCAGGATTATTACATTTGCTTCCGGACGGAATTGGTCAACAGACAG GCTAGTGGACAAGTAGCAACGATGATGTGCCTCTCGCATTGTCAAGTATCGAACGGACTTCCGTTCAGCTTATCCGGAAATGCTGAAGCCAGAAGCCAAGTGGTTGGATCGAGAGCTTGCGCTAACGATTACATCGTATTTCCCGGCGGATTCAGTTTCCCCTTGACAGACCCGCCAAACCAACGAGATCGTTTCTGCGGATCTCTTTTATCGCAAAACGAAGAGGATGACTCTCCACAAACGATTTGCA GCACAGCCAAACCCTTCCGGTTGCTTTACCGGACGAACGGTGACGAGACGTTGAGCATCACAGCAGATTCTCCACGCGTAGGCAATCAAGGCTTCTGTTTGAATTTCGAACAGAAATTAGCATAG